A section of the Pirellulales bacterium genome encodes:
- a CDS encoding tetratricopeptide repeat protein: MLGFYARFFHPSIAMLAAAILLANGNFALGQPGGKSAGDAGTGKADPAAAETTLSSNPPKQPLTVGTLIGDAVGDPNSPQYQDVTDAITRAINGDFTQARQFLETAVKKNPNLPPPSVLMARLLFAARQVAAARTELEKAVREYPNDPEAYVLFAQLALGERQFTDAELLLQKAKALSDAYTLNAKRKRNFDINVASGLALVAESREQWDDAIAQAKKLLELDPESVAGHQRLGVYLFRQGKGEKAAAEKAYEQFKAAMKIDPKAIAEITLARLFQSSGEPEKAMQWIDYAVKLHKDNLPVELAAAQLAMDANRLDDAKKFADEAIRIDPDSPEAKLLRAAVARLAGDLPKAESLLEQLHLQFPGSVPAANMLAQVLVDQDDKKKQARGLELAQMNLKAQTEGNQTSRELLATLAWSLFRNGQTNQAENAMLQVLQSTGGQVSSDYAYYATKILLEPKGKYPEAIQILERSLKNPQPFAYRLPASSLLAELKKKPATTSTGDTAVPPIVPEVSPAPGPGTTLPGTAPSN, from the coding sequence ATGCTTGGGTTCTACGCGCGTTTTTTCCATCCATCGATTGCAATGCTCGCGGCAGCAATTCTGCTTGCGAACGGAAACTTCGCTCTTGGGCAACCTGGTGGCAAATCGGCCGGCGATGCCGGCACGGGAAAGGCCGATCCTGCCGCCGCGGAAACCACCCTGTCGAGCAATCCGCCGAAGCAGCCATTGACCGTAGGCACATTGATCGGCGACGCGGTAGGCGATCCCAATAGCCCTCAGTATCAAGACGTAACCGATGCGATCACACGCGCCATCAATGGCGATTTTACCCAGGCTCGCCAATTCTTGGAAACTGCGGTCAAAAAGAATCCAAATTTGCCGCCGCCTTCGGTCTTGATGGCTCGGCTGTTGTTCGCCGCGCGGCAGGTTGCGGCCGCACGGACCGAGCTGGAAAAAGCGGTGCGCGAATATCCCAACGATCCGGAGGCGTACGTCTTGTTCGCTCAGCTCGCACTCGGCGAGCGTCAATTCACCGATGCCGAATTGCTGCTGCAAAAAGCAAAAGCGCTGAGCGATGCCTATACACTCAACGCCAAGCGCAAACGTAATTTCGACATCAATGTCGCCAGTGGGTTGGCGCTGGTCGCGGAGTCGCGCGAGCAATGGGATGATGCCATTGCCCAAGCCAAGAAGCTGTTGGAACTCGATCCCGAGAGCGTCGCTGGCCATCAGCGGCTGGGAGTGTATCTATTTCGTCAAGGCAAGGGAGAAAAGGCTGCCGCGGAAAAAGCCTATGAACAATTTAAAGCGGCGATGAAGATCGATCCCAAGGCGATTGCAGAAATCACACTGGCTCGGTTGTTTCAAAGCTCGGGAGAACCAGAAAAAGCCATGCAGTGGATCGATTATGCCGTGAAATTGCATAAGGATAATCTGCCCGTCGAATTAGCCGCGGCTCAATTGGCGATGGATGCCAACCGTCTCGACGACGCCAAGAAGTTCGCGGATGAAGCCATTCGGATTGATCCAGATTCACCTGAAGCCAAGTTGCTGCGGGCTGCTGTGGCGCGTCTTGCGGGAGATTTGCCCAAAGCCGAGTCGCTGTTGGAACAATTGCATTTGCAATTCCCTGGCAGTGTGCCTGCCGCCAACATGCTGGCGCAGGTGCTCGTCGATCAGGATGACAAGAAAAAACAAGCTCGCGGGTTGGAATTGGCGCAAATGAATCTAAAGGCCCAAACGGAGGGCAATCAAACCAGCCGCGAATTGCTGGCGACTTTGGCTTGGTCGCTGTTTCGCAATGGCCAGACCAATCAAGCCGAGAATGCGATGCTGCAGGTGCTCCAAAGCACAGGCGGTCAAGTGAGTTCGGACTACGCGTATTACGCAACAAAAATCTTACTTGAACCAAAAGGCAAGTATCCTGAAGCAATCCAAATTCTTGAAAGGAGTCTCAAAAATCCTCAGCCGTTCGCCTATCGCCTGCCGGCATCCAGCTTGTTGGCAGAATTAAAGAAGAAGCCGGCGACAACGTCGACGGGCGACACGGCCGTGCCACCGATTGTTCCCGAAGTGTCTCCCGCGCCTGGACCAGGAACGACATTGCCGGGGACAGCGCCGTCGAATTGA